A window of the Halopseudomonas phragmitis genome harbors these coding sequences:
- the cysQ gene encoding 3'(2'),5'-bisphosphate nucleotidase CysQ, with the protein MSTQLSLGEWLHTLIPLVRQAGEAVMNLYDSDLKVREKADRSPVTAADMAAEAILVPALERIDQAIPVVSEEQAETGILPEVGECFWLVDPLDGTKEFISRNGEFTINVALIKAGEPILGVVYAPALDRLFAGAKGLGAFVEEQDTRRSLHTRQQPNEGLTVVSSRSHGDDDALSGFLRDLPVAQRVSAGSSLKLCLVAAGEADLYPRLGRTMEWDIAAGDAVLRAAGGATLTLDGARLLYGKTGFDNPHFAAWGQCN; encoded by the coding sequence ATGAGTACACAACTATCACTTGGCGAATGGCTGCACACCCTGATACCGCTGGTCAGACAAGCCGGTGAAGCCGTCATGAACTTGTACGACAGCGATTTGAAGGTGCGTGAAAAAGCAGATCGTTCGCCGGTTACCGCCGCCGATATGGCTGCCGAGGCGATTCTGGTCCCAGCACTTGAACGCATCGACCAGGCAATTCCGGTGGTGTCAGAGGAACAGGCCGAGACCGGAATACTACCGGAGGTCGGCGAGTGCTTCTGGCTGGTCGATCCTCTGGACGGTACCAAAGAGTTCATCAGCCGCAATGGTGAATTCACCATCAATGTCGCCCTGATAAAGGCCGGCGAGCCAATTCTCGGTGTTGTATACGCCCCTGCTCTAGACCGCTTGTTTGCCGGTGCCAAGGGACTTGGCGCTTTCGTTGAAGAACAAGACACAAGACGCAGCCTGCACACCCGACAACAGCCAAACGAAGGCCTGACAGTCGTTTCAAGCCGCTCACACGGCGATGACGACGCACTGAGTGGCTTTCTTCGCGATCTGCCGGTTGCTCAGCGCGTCAGCGCCGGCTCATCGCTCAAGCTCTGTCTGGTAGCCGCGGGAGAAGCCGATCTCTACCCACGACTCGGGCGCACCATGGAATGGGATATTGCCGCTGGCGACGCAGTGTTACGCGCCGCTGGTGGCGCAACTCTGACCTTGGACGGAGCACGGTTGCTGTATGGCAAGACCGGCTTCGACAACCCGCATTTTGCCGCTTGGGGCCAGTGCAACTGA
- a CDS encoding TetR/AcrR family transcriptional regulator has product MAARTPALRRNPTQSRAEMTLQSIREASLKILEKEGYKRLTTNHIAEVAGISIGTLYQYYADKQAIAADLCNQLLWSELSELNRFDQTTLAHFETSLECTMAFFVREHIARHKRLYQKLKTFYLEIHWQYDFEDYMRRKHPRKLKTVEWLPSALAHHSRNLGVNNYSLAATLVMHMIEGTIHATLDRDPELIMHPEFETELVHAVLGYLHFKPAASPHGDHEQGE; this is encoded by the coding sequence ATGGCAGCACGTACACCGGCCTTGCGCAGAAACCCGACCCAGTCGCGCGCGGAGATGACCTTGCAATCCATTCGCGAAGCCAGCCTCAAAATTCTCGAGAAAGAGGGTTACAAACGCCTGACAACCAACCACATCGCAGAAGTTGCCGGTATCAGTATCGGCACCCTGTATCAGTATTACGCCGACAAGCAAGCGATTGCGGCTGACTTGTGCAACCAGTTGCTGTGGAGTGAGCTCAGCGAGCTGAACCGCTTCGACCAAACCACGTTGGCGCACTTTGAAACATCCCTGGAATGCACCATGGCGTTCTTCGTGCGCGAACATATTGCCCGGCATAAGCGCCTATACCAAAAGCTGAAAACGTTTTATCTCGAGATCCACTGGCAATACGACTTCGAAGACTACATGCGCAGGAAACACCCGCGGAAGCTGAAAACTGTCGAATGGTTGCCGTCAGCGCTAGCCCACCACTCCAGGAATCTGGGCGTTAACAACTACAGCCTGGCCGCAACCTTAGTCATGCACATGATTGAAGGCACTATCCACGCCACCCTGGACCGCGACCCGGAATTGATCATGCATCCCGAGTTCGAAACCGAACTTGTGCATGCGGTACTCGGCTATCTGCATTTCAAGCCAGCGGCCAGCCCGCATGGCGACCATGAACAAGGAGAATGA
- a CDS encoding sulfotransferase family protein — protein MATMNKENDVLFYFDFTMWLKMLRMASKEASRKQRYKLYKLLLVRVPLRASVHSLFFMLDMLLFPKLWFTKVREPVFIIGHARSGTTLAHRLMSGDERFSTFKYYELLLPSLLQKKLVRLGAWLDSHLLRGYLEGRLKAWEARKFGPTQHIHKMGLNIPEEDDLMYFNSCASGFWATKLPYMDSLDFFHIDQRPARSRRRLMRFYRNCVKRQLYINGNNKIHLSKNPTYCGRVESLLEAFPDARFVVLYRNPYETIPSLLKLLHVGWKLQGNLASERIQRSTREMINLSYESYLYPLQVLKRHPQTPSAIIDYRELISAPRQAIEKVYADLGLTLTPQLSTFLDREASRSGKHETSHSYSLAEFGLADDEIHQQLEPLFSTFDWELPNTLQKETDHDHA, from the coding sequence ATGGCGACCATGAACAAGGAGAATGACGTGCTGTTCTATTTTGATTTCACCATGTGGCTGAAAATGCTGAGGATGGCCTCCAAAGAGGCCAGCAGGAAACAACGCTACAAACTCTACAAGCTACTGCTGGTTCGGGTGCCGTTGCGTGCCAGCGTTCACAGCCTGTTCTTCATGCTCGACATGCTGCTGTTTCCCAAACTGTGGTTCACCAAGGTTCGAGAACCCGTTTTCATTATCGGTCATGCTCGAAGTGGCACCACCCTGGCGCATAGGCTCATGAGCGGAGATGAGCGCTTCTCGACTTTTAAATACTACGAGTTGCTGTTGCCCTCGTTACTCCAGAAAAAGCTGGTCCGGCTCGGCGCCTGGCTGGATAGCCACCTGCTACGCGGCTATCTGGAAGGCCGACTTAAGGCTTGGGAGGCACGCAAGTTCGGCCCTACTCAGCACATTCACAAGATGGGCCTGAACATACCCGAGGAGGACGACCTGATGTATTTCAACTCCTGTGCCTCTGGTTTCTGGGCCACCAAATTGCCCTACATGGATTCACTGGATTTTTTCCACATCGATCAGAGACCAGCCCGAAGCCGTCGGCGACTGATGCGCTTCTACCGCAACTGTGTCAAACGCCAGCTCTATATCAACGGCAACAACAAGATTCACTTGAGTAAGAACCCTACCTACTGTGGCCGTGTCGAGTCCCTGCTGGAAGCCTTCCCGGATGCTCGCTTCGTCGTGCTCTACCGCAACCCGTATGAAACCATACCCAGTCTGCTCAAGCTGTTGCATGTCGGCTGGAAACTGCAAGGCAACCTTGCGAGCGAACGCATCCAGCGCTCAACCCGAGAAATGATCAACCTGTCTTATGAAAGCTATTTGTATCCATTGCAGGTGCTGAAGCGCCACCCACAAACGCCGAGCGCGATTATCGACTACCGCGAACTGATCAGCGCCCCACGTCAAGCTATTGAAAAAGTCTATGCCGATCTCGGCTTAACGCTGACGCCGCAATTGAGCACTTTTCTAGACAGGGAAGCGAGCCGCTCAGGCAAACATGAAACAAGCCACAGCTATAGCCTGGCCGAGTTTGGCCTAGCCGACGATGAAATCCATCAGCAACTCGAACCACTGTTTTCCACCTTTGATTGGGAGTTGCCGAACACATTACAAAAGGAGACCGACCATGACCATGCCTGA
- a CDS encoding SDR family NAD(P)-dependent oxidoreductase, with amino-acid sequence MGNILNNKIAIITGASRGIGAAIAERFAAEGAKVVITARTSEPGARLPGSLQETAERIRARGGECMCISGDLSKEADRERIIAETLEQWGGIDILVNNAAFARFSPTHRQEPKHVQLSLGINFIAPLHLTQLVVPVMIERGGGWILNLSSDTARRPASGPYQTDDRAYRFHTAASPNLYGATKAALERLTAGWAMELASDSIALNTLAPVEAVASEGALDSGSIDELAFFEPIESMAEAALALCSKPRDQLTGRITFSLPLLEELGIPVRTLDGLTKLDNVPTAPQKA; translated from the coding sequence ATGGGCAATATTCTGAACAACAAGATTGCCATCATCACTGGCGCCAGCCGTGGCATTGGTGCTGCTATTGCCGAGCGGTTTGCTGCCGAGGGTGCCAAGGTAGTGATTACCGCCCGTACTAGCGAACCGGGCGCTCGTTTGCCTGGTTCCTTGCAAGAAACCGCCGAGCGCATCCGCGCTCGCGGTGGCGAATGCATGTGCATCAGTGGCGATCTTTCGAAGGAAGCTGACCGCGAACGAATCATCGCCGAAACTCTAGAACAGTGGGGAGGCATCGATATCCTGGTGAACAACGCCGCGTTTGCGCGCTTCAGCCCGACGCATAGGCAGGAGCCGAAGCACGTGCAACTGTCATTGGGAATCAACTTCATCGCACCGCTGCATCTGACACAGTTGGTCGTGCCAGTGATGATCGAACGGGGCGGCGGCTGGATCCTCAATCTGTCCAGTGATACCGCACGCAGACCAGCATCTGGACCCTATCAGACGGATGATCGCGCGTATCGCTTTCACACCGCTGCATCGCCCAACCTCTACGGGGCGACCAAAGCGGCGCTGGAGAGGCTGACAGCAGGCTGGGCCATGGAGCTGGCCAGCGACTCTATTGCACTCAACACTCTAGCACCAGTGGAAGCGGTCGCCAGTGAAGGAGCACTAGACAGCGGCAGTATCGATGAGCTGGCCTTTTTTGAGCCAATTGAATCCATGGCCGAGGCAGCTTTGGCTCTCTGCTCCAAACCACGCGATCAGTTAACCGGACGCATCACCTTTAGCTTGCCATTGCTTGAGGAGCTGGGCATTCCGGTCCGCACGCTGGACGGCCTGACCAAACTCGACAACGTGCCCACAGCACCACAAAAAGCGTAA
- a CDS encoding TIGR03617 family F420-dependent LLM class oxidoreductase, with amino-acid sequence MLEVFASTPENLGLGDIGAFARRVEAMGYDGLFVSDAIHDGLLLAGQALASTSRLKVGTSVLIAFPRSPMNVALACWDLQSMSSGRFELGLGTQIKQNIEERYSARWLPPAAGMREYLEALRAIFHSFRTGERLNYEGEHFRFTRLQPFFNPGPINAPDVPLMLGAVGPKMLELVGSTADGIHTHPTNTSVRYLQEVIRPHINKGLAMRDPQLPPPVISASQFVATGPDAETVAGERERFRDMLAFLFSTPAYRASLELFGWEEIGEQLQQLTRANRWHDMPNILTDEILDTFLVSSDYAGLPDALVSRFNGLVDRVTLTVPGNPNHDEACAVAIAEIRRRAQTHA; translated from the coding sequence ATGTTGGAAGTTTTTGCCTCTACCCCAGAGAACCTCGGGCTGGGTGATATCGGTGCCTTCGCGCGTCGCGTTGAAGCCATGGGCTACGATGGGCTGTTCGTCTCCGACGCCATCCATGACGGCCTGCTATTGGCCGGACAGGCGCTGGCCTCCACCAGCCGGCTCAAGGTTGGCACCTCTGTACTCATCGCCTTCCCCCGTAGCCCAATGAACGTAGCTCTGGCCTGCTGGGATCTGCAAAGCATGTCTAGCGGGCGCTTCGAGCTGGGGTTAGGTACTCAGATAAAACAGAACATCGAAGAACGCTATTCCGCTCGCTGGCTTCCACCTGCAGCTGGCATGCGCGAATACCTGGAAGCATTGAGGGCAATCTTTCACAGTTTCCGCACTGGGGAAAGACTAAATTACGAAGGCGAACACTTTCGCTTTACTCGCCTGCAACCCTTTTTCAATCCTGGCCCGATCAATGCACCCGACGTTCCGCTGATGCTTGGTGCCGTAGGTCCAAAGATGCTTGAGCTGGTAGGCTCAACAGCTGACGGCATTCACACACACCCAACAAACACCTCTGTCCGCTACCTGCAGGAGGTCATTCGCCCGCACATCAACAAAGGCCTGGCTATGCGCGATCCACAGTTGCCACCACCTGTGATCAGCGCCAGTCAGTTTGTCGCCACCGGCCCCGATGCAGAAACAGTCGCCGGTGAGCGTGAGCGCTTCCGCGACATGTTGGCTTTCCTGTTTTCCACACCGGCCTACCGCGCTAGCCTGGAATTATTTGGCTGGGAAGAAATTGGCGAACAGCTCCAGCAACTCACCCGTGCCAATCGCTGGCATGACATGCCCAATATTCTTACTGACGAGATTCTCGATACCTTCCTGGTCAGCAGCGACTATGCCGGGCTACCAGACGCACTGGTCAGCCGGTTCAATGGACTGGTAGACCGCGTGACCCTGACGGTGCCTGGCAACCCCAACCATGATGAGGCCTGCGCCGTCGCCATCGCGGAGATTCGCCGCCGAGCCCAAACCCACGCATGA
- a CDS encoding MFS transporter, with protein sequence MNKQANPWVSFIALLFATFVTIEAAAFQAPVLPSVTAHFGIPVNLAALILIFYFIAVAVFAPMMGRMGDQYGRRRMVTIGLVVFGISEFMAAWAPSFWFFLFARFLQGLGVAFIFPAVFSYVNRLFAEDQRGMALGIMMFIMTLGAASGGLLGGLLIDAFGWPSVYIISGILALLGLVPLLVWVPESDGEVPAGRFDSLGALLLFLTIAALLSLPTWAANFGRSSWVTWAVVVVGLLSLIALWRHSGRQAAPILDVALLKDRRFAVPSAIYWIQMLLSSGVVYSLAFFINNRPGGSAAQFGMVTLALFGCTMLASPIAGKLIDHFEPKRIATLSLIGSLLAILFFVQMETTVSLGSVLVMAGVIGVMMGANSTALMKLALGAVPPHKAGAGSGLFSMLRDLGLPTGSSLALAIFGLSSSFHTRRVTDETAAELGLGDALGAELMAAAGRRSAEVSADLAAALQASGAEVGHVLESITVASLGGAINNVGYLLLMMLLLALLLSPWLSLRKDIQAVSG encoded by the coding sequence ATGAACAAGCAAGCCAACCCCTGGGTAAGTTTCATTGCCCTGCTGTTTGCAACCTTCGTAACCATTGAAGCGGCAGCTTTTCAGGCCCCGGTTCTGCCCAGTGTCACAGCGCATTTTGGTATCCCGGTAAACCTGGCCGCGCTGATCCTGATTTTTTATTTCATTGCGGTGGCTGTGTTCGCACCCATGATGGGGCGCATGGGTGATCAGTATGGTCGTCGACGCATGGTTACCATAGGGCTGGTGGTATTTGGTATTTCCGAGTTCATGGCAGCATGGGCGCCAAGCTTCTGGTTTTTCCTTTTTGCCCGCTTTTTGCAGGGCCTGGGCGTGGCTTTCATCTTCCCGGCAGTGTTCAGCTATGTAAATCGGCTGTTTGCCGAGGATCAGCGGGGCATGGCGCTAGGCATCATGATGTTTATCATGACACTGGGGGCCGCCAGTGGCGGCTTGCTGGGTGGTTTGCTGATTGATGCTTTTGGCTGGCCCAGCGTTTACATCATCAGTGGCATCCTGGCGCTTCTGGGGTTGGTACCACTGCTGGTCTGGGTGCCGGAGAGTGATGGCGAAGTACCTGCGGGCCGGTTTGACAGTCTTGGGGCGCTGTTGCTGTTTTTGACGATCGCTGCATTACTGTCTTTGCCGACCTGGGCGGCTAATTTCGGTCGTTCATCCTGGGTAACCTGGGCCGTTGTGGTGGTTGGTTTGCTGAGTCTGATAGCGCTGTGGCGACACAGTGGCCGACAGGCTGCTCCAATTCTGGATGTGGCTCTGCTCAAGGATCGGCGCTTTGCTGTTCCCAGCGCGATCTACTGGATTCAGATGCTGCTTAGCAGTGGTGTGGTTTATTCGCTGGCATTCTTTATCAATAATCGCCCCGGTGGCTCTGCCGCGCAGTTTGGCATGGTGACCTTGGCGCTGTTCGGTTGCACTATGCTGGCCTCGCCGATCGCCGGCAAGTTGATTGATCATTTTGAGCCCAAGCGCATTGCAACCCTGTCGCTGATCGGCAGTCTGCTGGCGATACTGTTCTTTGTGCAGATGGAAACTACTGTTTCGCTGGGCTCAGTACTGGTGATGGCGGGCGTTATCGGAGTCATGATGGGGGCCAACAGTACCGCCTTGATGAAGTTGGCGTTGGGAGCGGTTCCGCCACATAAGGCGGGTGCCGGATCTGGGTTGTTCAGCATGTTGCGTGATTTGGGCTTGCCTACGGGCTCATCTTTGGCGTTGGCAATCTTTGGCTTGTCTTCGTCGTTTCACACCCGGCGTGTAACGGATGAAACGGCGGCCGAGCTGGGCCTGGGTGATGCTCTGGGGGCCGAGCTGATGGCGGCGGCGGGGCGCCGGTCGGCCGAGGTCAGCGCTGATCTGGCGGCGGCACTTCAGGCCTCCGGGGCTGAGGTGGGGCACGTGCTTGAAAGTATTACCGTGGCTTCTCTGGGTGGGGCAATCAACAATGTAGGCTATCTGCTGCTAATGATGTTGCTGCTGGCCTTGCTGCTGAGTCCCTGGCTGAGTTTGCGCAAGGATATTCAGGCTGTCTCGGGATAA
- a CDS encoding SDR family NAD(P)-dependent oxidoreductase, translating to MLRLDNKAALITGAAMGIGRGIAEAMLNAGARVMLIDINTTALDACVRELSERHHDRVSSMTVDVTKKAQVQQMISATCTKFGRLDILVNNAWKGAGLARIERQSDEQLRGAFDMAVMAAFWAMQAALPEFRRLGAGRVINLCSLNGVNAHMYSADYNAAKEALRSLTRTAAREWASDQICCNIICPGAASEAYQRFAAANPANAAAMQAANPMGRIGDPLHDIGPVAVFLASDDCRYVTGNTFFVDGGAHINGVHWSPQPGD from the coding sequence ATGTTGCGTCTGGATAACAAGGCGGCGTTGATTACAGGGGCGGCAATGGGCATAGGTCGGGGTATTGCCGAAGCTATGCTGAATGCTGGCGCCCGAGTCATGCTCATTGATATCAACACTACGGCACTAGATGCATGTGTCAGGGAGCTGAGTGAGCGGCATCATGACAGGGTCAGTAGCATGACTGTGGACGTGACCAAAAAGGCCCAGGTGCAGCAGATGATCTCCGCTACCTGCACCAAGTTTGGTCGCCTGGATATTTTGGTCAACAACGCCTGGAAGGGGGCGGGGCTGGCGCGTATTGAGCGTCAGAGTGATGAGCAACTGCGTGGCGCTTTTGATATGGCGGTGATGGCCGCCTTCTGGGCCATGCAGGCGGCCTTGCCCGAGTTTCGCCGGTTGGGTGCGGGTCGGGTAATCAATCTCTGCTCGCTCAATGGCGTCAATGCCCACATGTACAGTGCCGACTACAACGCTGCCAAGGAAGCTTTGCGCAGCCTGACGCGCACCGCTGCCCGGGAATGGGCGTCGGACCAGATTTGCTGCAATATCATTTGCCCTGGCGCTGCCAGCGAGGCTTATCAACGCTTTGCTGCCGCCAACCCCGCCAATGCTGCGGCCATGCAAGCAGCCAACCCGATGGGGCGTATCGGTGATCCGCTGCATGATATCGGGCCGGTGGCCGTCTTCCTTGCCAGTGACGACTGCCGCTATGTCACGGGCAATACCTTTTTCGTCGACGGTGGCGCCCACATCAACGGTGTGCATTGGTCTCCACAGCCAGGAGATTGA
- a CDS encoding class I adenylate-forming enzyme family protein, with amino-acid sequence MTNPQAFLDTAKASIQQLLHDQSPFALDTDTSGVKSFRNAPVNLVEAIQAGRRHGNAPLLLWQQQRYTVAEFFAAADQLTAALQQSLGLRPGQRAAIAMRNRPEWMIAFVACVQAGVVPVPLNSWGLRDELLHSIEDAEVDLLICDLARWQQIEGGLPDSTLVLLVDGSGDETVSAFWEQQMQLSLSPASLHQPAPDDDALILYTSGTTSRAKGVVSSHRALGQALFALDYQAAMAGMTSPERIKPIMESGLQPTALLCFPLFHVSGLHAQFLSMLRNGRRMVIMYKWDVDEAMRLIETERCTQFNGAPVMMQELLNHPRFDSQATASLYSLGMGGGAASGSLLDRLLSVKPLAMAGTGYGMTEGNGIGAAHSGEQFVHFPGSVGWPLPIVDLVVGETPSKPMAPGVQGPIWLRSSAVMKGYWKRPQETGEALRDGWLFSGDVGYLNEHGMVHITDRIKDIIIRGGENISAQEVEQVAGTHPAVIEAAAFACPDTRFGEVVGLVVRSREPLETSALCAFMREQLATYKCPEHVWFTSEPLARNATGKLQKPLIKQALGIDQEV; translated from the coding sequence ATGACCAATCCGCAAGCTTTTCTTGACACTGCCAAGGCCAGTATCCAGCAGTTGCTGCATGACCAGTCGCCCTTTGCCCTGGATACGGATACCTCTGGGGTGAAGTCTTTCCGCAATGCTCCAGTCAATCTGGTTGAAGCTATTCAGGCTGGGCGCCGGCATGGTAATGCGCCTTTGTTACTGTGGCAGCAGCAGCGCTATACAGTTGCCGAGTTTTTCGCGGCAGCAGATCAGTTAACCGCTGCATTGCAACAGTCACTGGGCTTGCGCCCGGGGCAGCGTGCTGCGATTGCCATGCGTAACCGCCCGGAGTGGATGATCGCCTTCGTAGCCTGCGTACAGGCTGGGGTGGTACCCGTGCCGCTTAACAGTTGGGGGTTGCGTGACGAGCTGTTGCACAGTATTGAAGATGCCGAGGTGGATCTGCTGATCTGTGATCTCGCACGTTGGCAGCAGATTGAGGGGGGGCTGCCCGACAGCACCCTGGTGTTGCTGGTTGATGGCAGCGGCGATGAAACCGTTTCGGCATTCTGGGAGCAGCAGATGCAACTGTCATTGTCTCCTGCCAGTCTACACCAGCCAGCTCCTGACGATGACGCGTTGATTCTCTATACCTCAGGCACTACGAGTCGGGCCAAGGGTGTGGTTTCCAGCCATCGTGCTTTGGGTCAGGCATTGTTTGCTCTGGACTATCAGGCGGCAATGGCCGGTATGACTTCACCCGAGCGCATCAAGCCGATCATGGAGTCAGGTCTGCAACCGACGGCATTGCTGTGTTTCCCGCTGTTTCATGTCAGTGGTCTGCACGCTCAGTTCCTCAGCATGCTGCGCAATGGCCGGCGCATGGTGATCATGTACAAGTGGGATGTTGATGAAGCCATGAGGCTGATTGAAACTGAACGCTGTACCCAGTTCAATGGCGCCCCAGTGATGATGCAGGAACTGCTCAATCACCCGCGTTTTGATTCTCAGGCAACCGCCAGCCTGTACTCTCTGGGCATGGGCGGGGGGGCTGCATCAGGTAGTTTGCTTGACCGGTTGTTGAGTGTTAAGCCGTTGGCCATGGCCGGTACTGGCTACGGGATGACCGAAGGTAACGGTATTGGTGCTGCACATTCTGGTGAGCAGTTCGTCCACTTCCCCGGCAGTGTGGGCTGGCCTCTGCCGATAGTTGATCTGGTCGTTGGTGAAACTCCCAGCAAGCCCATGGCGCCGGGGGTACAGGGGCCGATTTGGTTGCGCTCATCTGCAGTGATGAAGGGATACTGGAAACGCCCTCAGGAGACCGGTGAGGCCTTGCGTGATGGCTGGTTGTTCAGTGGCGACGTTGGCTACCTGAACGAACACGGCATGGTCCATATTACCGACCGGATTAAAGACATCATTATTCGTGGTGGTGAGAATATCTCGGCACAGGAGGTCGAGCAGGTTGCCGGAACACATCCGGCGGTGATCGAAGCTGCGGCTTTTGCCTGCCCGGATACGCGCTTTGGTGAAGTTGTAGGGCTGGTTGTGCGCTCTCGTGAGCCGTTAGAGACGAGTGCTTTGTGTGCCTTCATGCGTGAGCAGCTGGCAACCTATAAATGCCCTGAACATGTCTGGTTCACGTCGGAGCCCCTGGCTCGTAATGCAACCGGGAAACTGCAGAAACCCTTGATCAAACAAGCACTAGGGATTGATCAGGAGGTTTGA
- a CDS encoding acyl-CoA dehydrogenase family protein, with protein MSLVYNEDQLQLLDSARDFLAARSPVAAQRALRDEKSPLGYDPKVWEGMIELGWSAVALPEEHGGLNFGFAGFAPLFEQIGRHLTASPMLSSIVLCAGLIEQLGSADQKALLPALICGEKRFALALEECARHQPETCSLIARKTSEGYRLSGRKVWVADAQGADSWLVVARSEAGQRAIFIVPADTQGVSVSPRQMIDARNMAELTFEDALVEASALLACGNTENALERVLEQGRTCLAAELLGLSETLFEMTIDYLKTRVQFDAAIGSFQALQHRAARLYIELQLARSAVMGAFECLERTADNAAECARLSSLAKWKANQAAQLISNEAVQMHGGIGVTDEYDLGLYLKRIRLAQAQLGHSEFLARRYAEASQGNS; from the coding sequence GTGAGCCTGGTGTATAACGAAGATCAACTGCAGCTACTCGACAGTGCCCGCGACTTTTTGGCTGCGCGCTCACCCGTTGCCGCTCAGCGTGCTCTGCGCGATGAAAAAAGCCCACTGGGTTACGACCCCAAGGTTTGGGAAGGCATGATCGAGCTGGGCTGGTCCGCTGTAGCATTGCCTGAAGAGCATGGTGGACTGAATTTTGGCTTTGCCGGGTTTGCCCCGCTGTTTGAACAGATTGGTCGCCATCTGACGGCATCACCGATGCTCAGCAGTATCGTGTTGTGCGCCGGTCTGATTGAACAACTGGGATCTGCTGACCAGAAAGCTCTGTTGCCGGCACTGATTTGTGGTGAGAAACGCTTTGCACTTGCCTTGGAAGAGTGTGCACGGCATCAACCAGAAACCTGCTCCCTGATTGCGCGCAAGACCTCGGAAGGCTACCGTCTGAGCGGTCGAAAGGTGTGGGTCGCCGATGCCCAGGGCGCCGATAGCTGGTTGGTTGTGGCCCGTTCGGAAGCGGGGCAGCGAGCAATTTTCATCGTTCCTGCCGACACCCAAGGGGTCAGTGTTTCGCCACGGCAGATGATCGATGCGCGCAATATGGCCGAGCTGACATTCGAAGATGCGTTGGTTGAGGCTTCGGCACTGCTGGCTTGCGGGAATACCGAGAATGCTCTTGAGCGAGTACTTGAACAGGGCCGTACCTGTCTGGCGGCCGAGTTGCTGGGCCTGTCGGAAACCCTGTTTGAGATGACGATCGACTACCTGAAGACGCGTGTGCAGTTCGATGCAGCTATTGGCAGCTTCCAGGCCTTGCAACACCGGGCTGCGCGCCTCTATATCGAATTGCAACTGGCGCGTAGTGCAGTGATGGGTGCTTTCGAGTGCCTTGAGCGAACCGCCGACAATGCCGCAGAGTGTGCCCGCCTGAGCAGTCTGGCGAAATGGAAGGCCAACCAGGCAGCTCAACTGATCAGTAACGAAGCGGTGCAGATGCATGGCGGTATCGGTGTCACCGATGAGTATGATCTTGGGCTGTACCTCAAGCGTATTCGTCTGGCTCAGGCACAACTGGGGCATTCGGAGTTTCTGGCACGGCGTTATGCTGAGGCGAGCCAGGGTAATTCATGA